TTAAATTGCAGCCCAACATGATAATCGTTTTTCCTAGCAATCACATGCCTTACCTCAGCTATAGCATAAATTATTAGCTGGTTATTTAAATGATGAGCCTTAATCATGATTGATAATTTTTGCTTAACTTGAAAACTGACTGGGGTTGCTATCATTACTCCTTGTATAGAAATATTAACAGCTACAGCAGAAATAGCTTCTTCGTTATGATCAGTTCCTTTGATAGCTGCTTGCCAGTTAACCTCTTTACGAGGATAGGCACGTTGTTCCTGCGGTATTGGTACATCAATCAATTTATCTGTCATACTCAACTACTACACACTAAAGACAAGCTACCTATACTCTTCGCGAATGATTTTTAGGGTTTGTTGTCATCGCTGATCACCAGGTTGGTGGTAATATGCAGTTTATATAGGATCAATTAACTGCATTCACCCAAATCAATTAACTCATAGAGCTTAGTCACTTGACGGCCGCTCCTAGATAGCATTCGCTTTGACGATACTGTATATTTTTTAATATACATCCTTTGCAAAGTCTACTCAATGTGAGTATCGTTAACAAAAAAACATAATAGGCATATGCAAAATAAAAAGGCTAATAATATTAAGCGAGAAGTTATATTTTTTTTATAACTGAGTGATTGAGGAGCCTTCCACCAGCTTATTACCATTGCTGACATCACTACCTGTAATAGCCACAGGCCGATCATCTATTTTGATAAAAGGGTGCCCTGTTATAATAACACTTCCATCACTCAGTTTATCGCCAACCCGCGCAACTGGCTTACCACTTTCCCTATGATTTGGGCTACCTTCAACAATTACATTCCCCCTCGTATCTTTATCACCAACAAGCGCCCATTTCATTTTATTACACCTTTTTTACTGCTTTACTACTAAGTTTTATATACTAACTATAAATATGTCACTCCCAATAATATAGATTTTTCCTTAGTTATAAGCGTAGCTGGATTATATAAAGCTTGTGGATAGCACATCAGTATTATTACTTTTTTATTTTTCATTACGCCTTAATTTTTATTAATACAACGTTATCACCCAGAGCAAGTGAGTTTTGTTTTTTTATCGGAAAGACGACACTATACAGCTACAAAAAAGAAAGGGTAACTTAACGTTACCCTTTCACTTGACTCACTAATGAACAAGCATAGCGTAAATTTGATCCTTCAATTTAACTCGTCGCTTTTTCAATGAGAGATAATTTTCGTCACTTGTCGGAATATCTCTCATCGTTAAGCCACATAGCTGGTGATCAAGCATGTGATATTCAGCTGCCATTTTGGCGAAGGTGGGGTTTTCATGTTTTAGTTTATTAATTTGCTCCCGACACTGGGGGAACTCATCGACTAGGCTGTGTTTATGCCTTAACATTGTTTTCCTCCCTATTACTCATTAATAAGTTTAGTAATCTGTTGTTTAGCTCGCCAGCTAATTTTTCAGCTACGTTAACTCCCGCAAACAAACGATTCTGTTTGCAGTATCACACAGCACTTATTTTTATTAGCAAACCATAAAGCTATGAATAACGGAAATAACCAAACAAGTTATTGATGCTGGTCAACTTCAAGTAAAGGCACCTATTAGTTCTTGTTTTTTCCATCAAACTATGCTCTGATTAAAGGAAGCACGTGATAAAGCTCTGCTTAAATATACGTCACTCGCTTGATGTGTGACTGACGAGACACTTAATTGATGAGTTTGCTTGTAATGAATGCCCTGTTAGCTGCTAAAACTATTATCGTGAAGATACTCGTGATGATTATTATTCATCAGCGAGGGGGTTCACGTGGCTAACCACTAAATAAGCTACCAGATACCAAAACCCCCGACTTGCAAGAGCCGGGGGTTTTTTTTTGCAACAACAATGATGTGAACAGACTCTATGAATGGCGCACAGCATATTATTAAAGCCCTTGAAACTGCAGGAATCAGTACCATTTTTGGCTATCCGGGTGGTGCAATCATGCCTGTCTATGATGCGCTTTATGATAGCAAGCTCAACCATGTTCTTTGCCGTCACGAACAAGGTGCCGCTCTTGCTGCCGATGGATATGCCAGAAGCACTGGTAATTTAGGGGTTTGTTTAGCCACCTCTGGCCCAGGCGCCACCAACCTACTCACAGGCATTGCCAATGCACATTTGGACTCTATCCCCATGCTGGCCATTACAGGCCAAGTTGCCAGCCCCTTGATTGGAACGGATGCCTTTCAAGAAGTCGATATTTTAGGCATGGCCTTGCCTGTGGTTAAACACAGCTTTCAAGTGCGCACTCCATGCGAATTACCCAGAATGCTGCAAGAAGCCATGCAGATTGCCCTATCTGGGCGACCTGGTCCTGTATTAATCGACGTACCAAAAGACATTCAATTGGCAAAAATACCCCCACTGGTTGGCTTTCCCTCACTAGACAACAGTTTGCCTACAGCAGGAACCGGCACCATAGAAGAAGCCAATCAACTGATTCTACAGGCAAAACGACCTGTGCTTTATAGTGGTGGTGGTATTATGTTGGGCAACGCCGTTGCAGCATTAAGAGACTATGCATGCCACTCAGGAATACCCTCAGTCACTACCTTGAAAGGCATTGGCAATCATCTACCAGATGATCCTTATTATCTGGGTATGTTAGGCATGCATGGCACCAAAGCAGCCAATTTAGCCGTACAACAGTGTGATTTACTGATTTGTATTGGTGCCCGCTTTGATGACCGAGTAACAGGTAAGCTGGACAGCTTTGCAGAAAATGCAAAAATCATTCACCTAGATATCGATGCAGCTGAATTTGGTAAGCTCAAAACACCCGATGTAATTATCCATGGCGAACTCAATTACAGCTTAAGTCAATTAGCCTACTCTGCTAACATTGCTCAGTGGCAACAACAGTGCACTCAACTAAAAAGCCAATATGCTTTCACCTATCCAGAAAATCCCCCTTCGATTTATGCTCCCCAGTTAATTCATCGATTAGCACAACTATCTCCAGAAGAAACCATTATCAGTTGTGATGTTGGTCAGCACCAAATGTGGGTAGCACAGCATTACCAGTTTACTCATCCGCGCCACCATCTCAGCAGTAGTGGCCTCGGTACCATGGGATATGGTTTGCCAGCAGCGATTGGCGCCCAATTTGCTAACCCCAGTGCGCAAGTTATCAATATTTCTGGAGATGGCTCTTTCATGATGAATATCCAAGAGCTGGCAACCATTATTCGTTACCAACTCCCCATTAAAATTATCATTATCGATAACCAGCGGCTTGGCATGGTTAGGCAATGGCAAACCCTGTTTTTTACTGAACGATACAGCGAAGTTGATTTATCAGATAACCCTGATTTTGTAAAAGTAGCCCAAGCATTTGGTTTAACAGCTCAATGTATTACCCAAACATCTGAAGTAGAGCCCGCTTTGCAAGCTTTTCTCAAGGCAACCAAGCCTTTTCTTTTGCATGTATGCATCAACCCCAAGGACAACGTATGGCCACTGGTTCCACCGGGTGTACCTAACGATAATATGCTGGAGTGTACAAACAATGAATTACTATGAATTGCAATTGGTCGCTCGTAACACCCCTGGTTGCTTAGAACGAATTTTAAATACCAGTCGGGTTCGCGGCTTTGAAATAAAACACTTCAACGCAAAACTAAATAAGAAACAGGATTATTTTAAAATCGATTTAGCTGTAGCCAGTAACCGAAGTCAACAGCATCTAGTGATGCAATTAGCCAAGCAATATGACATTCGCGAACTAACTCCAGCAAAACGAAAACTTGCTGTTGTAGAAGCATGATAAAGGTTGATTATCAAGGAGGTAGCAGAATACTATCTCCTATAGGACTTACTAGTTTTCAATCTTTTATCACTACGTTTCTGCCAGCTTGCTTTGCCTGATATAAGCATTGGTCCGCCTTGGCCAACATATCGCTGAGCGAGTTATATAAGTTATCAGTTACACCTATACTAAACGTAATGCTTAGAACATTATCTCTCACTATTAAGGACTGTTCTGCAATAAGGTTTCGAAAACTATCCAGTAATTGCTTACTTTTTTCTGCATTAAGCCCATTAAATAAAATGCAAAACTCTTCGCCACCCACCCTAGCAACAGTAAAACGAGCGAATTTTTGCATTAATACATCAGCCACTTTAGTTAACACATAGTCGCCAGCTTCATGGCCATAACTATCATTAATCTTTTTAAAATAATCGATATCTAACATGGCCAAGCTAAGTTGTTTATTATTTTCCAGGGCATTTCCATATACTTTCTCAGCCATCTGAAAAAAATAACGCCTGTTGAATAACCCCGTTAGATAATCACGATTTGCAGCATCCTTAACAGCTTCAAATAGTTCCATTTCCTCTAAGTTATGCATTAATCTACAGTGCAGCTCTTCATGATAAAAAGGCTTACGTAAAAAATCATCAGCTCCATTTTTAATAAACTTGGCAGATAACGCCCCACCCCCTTCAGCAGACAAACCAATAATAATTAAGTTCTTATTATGCTGTTTATGCCGAATATGTTTTACCAACTCATACCCATTCATATTTGGCATATTGTAATCAACGATCATCAACCGAATATCAGGCTGTTGCTGCAACACATTCAACGCATCAACGCCATCTTCCGCTTCCAGAACTTGATATAAATGTTGTTTCAGTGTTTTTCTGATAAACGCACGAGAGGATTTAGAGTCATCAACCACCAGCACTTTAATAAACTGATTTTTTTGCAACCGTTCGATTAATTTAATGACATATTCATAAGAATAACGGCTTTCTTTAACCACATAATCAACGACACCTTTATCTAACAGTGCCTCCCGTTTTTCATCATTATATGAGCTTGAGAGTACAATACAGGGGATATTTGCATGCAGTATTCTATCAACCACTTCACCATTAGGCGCATCCGGTAAGTTTAAATCAGCTACTGCTACCAAATAAGTCTTTTCAGCATTGTTCAAATATCTCTCTGCCTCATTCAAGTTTGCAGCAAATGAAGGGGATAAGTCTTTTCTTGCCTCAAATAGGTGTTTAAGCACCTTCCAAACCATGGGGCTATCTTCAACAATTAATACAGAACTCCCCTTCATACAAGGTTTCCACTTATTTATAGGAGACTTTCGCAAAGCTATTGCAACAGCCTCATAGGATGCAATAGTGCAGCACTACAGCTGTAAGTGAACTGTCATTTCAGCTTAATAGTAGAGTATAGCAGCGCAAACTTGCTGCAATATTGTTTAAGCTTTACCAGTTGCGCGCATCCAGGCTTTTCGAGACAGGTGATGTAGCAATAGTAGCGGTGGCATTTTTAACCAGTGGGAACGTAAATAAAGTAATTGGCAGGCCAGTTTTTTTTGTAACCGTGCTTGCCCCCTTGCTAAAGGTAATATCGCTTCAGGCATTGCCCAATATTTCATCCGTTGAATAGGAGTTGGCTGTCTAGACAACTCTGCAAGCAATTTCTCATTGACTGAGGTTGCAAAAAACTGCTGTAACAACCACAAAATATCAACCAGAGGGGATGTAACACCGAGTTTCACTGCACGTTCTTGAAGCTGCAGCCAAAAGTCAGCCACATGTTGCTCCCCAT
This genomic interval from Spartinivicinus ruber contains the following:
- a CDS encoding PilZ domain-containing protein — translated: MTDKLIDVPIPQEQRAYPRKEVNWQAAIKGTDHNEEAISAVAVNISIQGVMIATPVSFQVKQKLSIMIKAHHLNNQLIIYAIAEVRHVIARKNDYHVGLQFKRIQPLAKKFIYRFVGNAI
- a CDS encoding PAAR domain-containing protein, with the translated sequence MKWALVGDKDTRGNVIVEGSPNHRESGKPVARVGDKLSDGSVIITGHPFIKIDDRPVAITGSDVSNGNKLVEGSSITQL
- a CDS encoding YdcH family protein; protein product: MLRHKHSLVDEFPQCREQINKLKHENPTFAKMAAEYHMLDHQLCGLTMRDIPTSDENYLSLKKRRVKLKDQIYAMLVH
- the ilvG gene encoding acetolactate synthase 2 catalytic subunit, producing the protein MNGAQHIIKALETAGISTIFGYPGGAIMPVYDALYDSKLNHVLCRHEQGAALAADGYARSTGNLGVCLATSGPGATNLLTGIANAHLDSIPMLAITGQVASPLIGTDAFQEVDILGMALPVVKHSFQVRTPCELPRMLQEAMQIALSGRPGPVLIDVPKDIQLAKIPPLVGFPSLDNSLPTAGTGTIEEANQLILQAKRPVLYSGGGIMLGNAVAALRDYACHSGIPSVTTLKGIGNHLPDDPYYLGMLGMHGTKAANLAVQQCDLLICIGARFDDRVTGKLDSFAENAKIIHLDIDAAEFGKLKTPDVIIHGELNYSLSQLAYSANIAQWQQQCTQLKSQYAFTYPENPPSIYAPQLIHRLAQLSPEETIISCDVGQHQMWVAQHYQFTHPRHHLSSSGLGTMGYGLPAAIGAQFANPSAQVINISGDGSFMMNIQELATIIRYQLPIKIIIIDNQRLGMVRQWQTLFFTERYSEVDLSDNPDFVKVAQAFGLTAQCITQTSEVEPALQAFLKATKPFLLHVCINPKDNVWPLVPPGVPNDNMLECTNNELL
- a CDS encoding ACT domain-containing protein, which encodes MNYYELQLVARNTPGCLERILNTSRVRGFEIKHFNAKLNKKQDYFKIDLAVASNRSQQHLVMQLAKQYDIRELTPAKRKLAVVEA
- a CDS encoding diguanylate cyclase → MKGSSVLIVEDSPMVWKVLKHLFEARKDLSPSFAANLNEAERYLNNAEKTYLVAVADLNLPDAPNGEVVDRILHANIPCIVLSSSYNDEKREALLDKGVVDYVVKESRYSYEYVIKLIERLQKNQFIKVLVVDDSKSSRAFIRKTLKQHLYQVLEAEDGVDALNVLQQQPDIRLMIVDYNMPNMNGYELVKHIRHKQHNKNLIIIGLSAEGGGALSAKFIKNGADDFLRKPFYHEELHCRLMHNLEEMELFEAVKDAANRDYLTGLFNRRYFFQMAEKVYGNALENNKQLSLAMLDIDYFKKINDSYGHEAGDYVLTKVADVLMQKFARFTVARVGGEEFCILFNGLNAEKSKQLLDSFRNLIAEQSLIVRDNVLSITFSIGVTDNLYNSLSDMLAKADQCLYQAKQAGRNVVIKD